The Arthrobacter sp. NicSoilC5 genome has a window encoding:
- the metK gene encoding methionine adenosyltransferase, with product MTLPLHLPQSHGATPSALRLFTSESVTEGHPDKICDQISDAILDALLAADPESRVAVETMATTGLVHVAGEVTTDAYVEIPQIVRETILGIGYDSSANGFDGARCGVSVSIGQQSNDIAGGVFNSLEAREGRQEDDYDLQGAGDQGLMFGYASDETPSYMPTPIWLAHRLSERLTDVRKTGQLAYLRPDGKTQVTVGYDKDVPVSVETVVISSQHAEGASLEQLRADLAAIVIEPVLAAANLDISRTANILNPAGEFVIGGPVGDAGLTGRKIIVDTYGGMARHGGGAFSGKDPSKVDRSAAYAMRWVAKNVVAAGLAKRAEIQIAYAIGQARPVGTYVETFGTETVDPARISEAIAEIFDLRPRAIIDALDLKRPIYAKTAAHGHFGRDEPDFTWERLDRVDDLKAFFNA from the coding sequence GTGACTTTACCGCTGCACCTTCCCCAGTCCCATGGGGCCACGCCCTCCGCGCTCCGGCTCTTCACGTCCGAGTCGGTCACCGAAGGCCACCCGGACAAGATCTGTGACCAGATCAGCGACGCCATCCTGGACGCGCTCCTGGCCGCCGACCCCGAATCCCGTGTAGCCGTGGAAACCATGGCGACCACCGGACTGGTGCACGTGGCGGGCGAAGTCACCACCGACGCCTACGTCGAAATCCCGCAGATCGTCCGCGAGACCATCCTCGGCATCGGCTACGACTCTTCAGCCAACGGTTTTGACGGTGCCCGCTGCGGCGTGTCCGTATCCATCGGCCAACAGTCGAATGACATCGCCGGCGGCGTTTTCAACTCTCTGGAAGCCCGCGAAGGCCGCCAGGAGGACGATTATGACCTCCAGGGTGCGGGCGACCAGGGCCTGATGTTCGGGTACGCCAGCGACGAGACCCCTTCCTACATGCCCACGCCCATTTGGCTGGCCCACCGGCTCTCCGAACGCCTCACCGACGTCCGGAAGACGGGCCAGCTGGCCTACCTCCGCCCGGACGGCAAGACCCAGGTCACCGTGGGCTACGACAAAGACGTTCCGGTATCCGTTGAAACTGTGGTGATCTCCAGCCAGCACGCCGAGGGTGCAAGCCTTGAGCAGCTGCGCGCCGACCTCGCCGCCATCGTCATTGAGCCGGTCCTCGCCGCCGCCAACCTGGACATTTCCCGCACCGCGAACATCCTCAACCCTGCCGGTGAGTTCGTTATCGGCGGCCCCGTGGGAGACGCCGGCCTCACCGGCCGCAAGATCATCGTCGACACGTACGGCGGCATGGCCCGCCACGGCGGCGGCGCCTTCTCCGGCAAGGACCCGTCCAAGGTGGACCGCTCCGCTGCATACGCCATGCGCTGGGTCGCCAAGAACGTGGTGGCCGCAGGACTGGCGAAGCGTGCCGAGATCCAGATCGCCTACGCCATCGGCCAGGCCCGGCCCGTGGGAACCTACGTGGAGACGTTCGGCACCGAGACCGTGGACCCGGCCCGCATCAGCGAAGCCATCGCGGAAATCTTCGATCTCCGTCCGAGGGCGATCATCGACGCCCTCGACCTGAAGCGGCCCATCTACGCCAAGACGGCTGCCCACGGGCACTTCGGCCGCGACGAACCCGACTTCACGTGGGAACGCCTTGACCGGGTGGATGATTTGAAGGCGTTCTTCAACGCCTAG
- the mihF gene encoding integration host factor, actinobacterial type — protein MVLRPLSASERADALGKAAAARATRAAAKESLRNGDRSAADIISSALEDDALARMRVSELLEALPGIGKVRAAAIMQQLGIAASRRVRGLGVHQRRALVDFIDEH, from the coding sequence ATGGTCCTGCGACCTCTATCTGCGTCTGAACGGGCCGACGCCCTGGGCAAGGCGGCAGCAGCCAGGGCAACCCGTGCCGCCGCCAAGGAAAGCCTCCGGAATGGCGACAGGTCGGCGGCGGACATCATCAGCTCCGCGCTGGAGGACGACGCCCTGGCCCGCATGCGGGTTTCTGAACTGCTCGAAGCGCTGCCCGGCATCGGAAAGGTGCGTGCCGCAGCCATCATGCAGCAGCTGGGGATCGCAGCGTCCCGCAGGGTCCGGGGCCTGGGCGTCCACCAGCGCCGGGCGCTGGTAGATTTTATAGACGAGCACTGA
- the coaBC gene encoding bifunctional phosphopantothenoylcysteine decarboxylase/phosphopantothenate--cysteine ligase CoaBC, translating into MRIVLGVGGGIAAYKVASLLRLFTEAGHDVTVIPTEASTRFIGTATWEALSGNPVSNSVFDDVHLVNHVRLGHEADLVVVAPATADLLAKAATGQAGDLLTNTLLMAHGPVLFAPAMHTEMWQHAATRANVETLRGRGAAVLEPASGRLTGADSGPGRLPEPQVIFDAAMALVQGQSDYQLPLAGRTVTISAGGTREPLDPVRFLGNRSSGKQGVALAVAARNAGATVRLLAAHMDVAPPAGVEVVRVETALQLREAALDAAADSDVVIMSAAVADFRPADVSDTKIKKRDDTADPVITLLRNPDILQELVEQRNAAASAAGQLIVGFAAETGDSEGDVLEYAEAKLQRKGCDLLVVNHVGTDKVFGQDSNSVVILSRSGSEPQEASGTKTEVAEAIITRISFELNRVSPRT; encoded by the coding sequence GTGCGCATAGTCCTCGGAGTCGGGGGAGGGATTGCCGCCTATAAGGTGGCATCGCTCCTCCGGCTTTTTACTGAAGCCGGCCATGACGTCACCGTGATTCCCACGGAGGCGTCCACCCGCTTCATCGGCACCGCCACCTGGGAGGCGCTGTCCGGAAACCCGGTCAGCAACAGCGTTTTCGATGACGTGCACCTGGTTAACCATGTCCGCCTGGGCCATGAGGCAGACCTGGTGGTTGTGGCACCGGCCACGGCGGACCTCCTGGCAAAAGCTGCCACCGGCCAGGCCGGGGACCTGCTGACCAACACGCTGCTGATGGCGCACGGGCCCGTGCTGTTCGCACCCGCGATGCACACCGAAATGTGGCAGCACGCGGCAACCCGCGCCAACGTCGAAACGCTCCGCGGCCGCGGCGCCGCCGTCCTGGAGCCGGCCTCCGGAAGGTTGACCGGCGCAGACTCGGGCCCGGGCAGGCTCCCGGAACCGCAGGTGATCTTCGACGCAGCCATGGCGCTGGTCCAGGGACAGTCCGATTACCAGCTGCCGCTTGCGGGCCGCACCGTAACCATCAGCGCCGGCGGCACCCGCGAACCGCTGGACCCCGTACGGTTCCTGGGCAACCGCTCTTCCGGCAAGCAGGGCGTGGCCCTGGCGGTCGCTGCCCGGAACGCCGGCGCCACCGTGCGGTTGCTGGCCGCCCACATGGACGTTGCGCCCCCGGCCGGGGTGGAGGTGGTCCGCGTGGAGACCGCCCTGCAGCTCCGGGAAGCTGCGCTGGACGCCGCTGCGGACTCCGACGTCGTCATTATGTCCGCCGCCGTGGCCGACTTCCGCCCGGCCGATGTCTCGGACACCAAGATCAAAAAGCGGGACGATACCGCAGATCCCGTCATCACCCTGCTCCGCAACCCGGACATCCTGCAGGAGCTCGTGGAACAGCGCAATGCCGCTGCGTCGGCAGCCGGGCAACTCATCGTCGGCTTCGCCGCGGAAACCGGGGACAGCGAGGGCGACGTCCTGGAGTATGCGGAGGCAAAACTGCAGCGGAAGGGCTGCGACCTGCTGGTGGTCAACCACGTGGGGACGGACAAGGTCTTCGGGCAGGACTCAAACTCCGTGGTCATCCTCTCCCGCTCCGGCTCCGAACCACAGGAAGCGTCGGGAACCAAGACTGAGGTTGCCGAGGCCATCATTACCCGCATCAGCTTTGAACTGAACCGGGTTTCACCCCGGACCTGA
- a CDS encoding primosomal protein N' produces the protein MVADSSVQPSLLQGFPARTLPTGVAVAGHLPVARVLVESSLPHLDRPFDYAVPAALDQAAQPGVRVKVKFNGQDLNGFLLERVAESDAGHTLVPLAKVVSPVPVLTPAVKDLAAAVAARYAGTVSDVLRLAVPPRVARLEKDYPASLDTGEAEGVPALPGAPGVSSWAPYRTGAAFLRHLAAGGAPRAVINPLHGYGPTGWPDLLAQAAAAAYASGRGALLVVPDYRDLDRVEDALKGLVPEEAVARLTADDGPTPRYRNFLRLLAGRAKIAIGTRSAAFAPVRDLGLVACWDDGDDLHIEQRAPYAHAREVLLLRAEQEGTSCLLAGHARSTEVQRLVEAGWAVPVEAGRSTVRASVPRVVSTADSFEQGRDPLATIARLPHAAWQAAKEGLERGPVLVQVARAGYAPSLVCETCREPARCAHCQGPLALAGTSVLPQCRWCSTPAPDWKCSHCGGRRLRKGATGVLRTAEELGRAFPGTTVVTSSGDQVKATVAGKALVVATVGAEPVADGGYAAALLLDGDSLLRRETLRAGEDTVRRWFNAAALVRPAPDKGLVVVTATDTAATGALLRWDPAGYAHRELSLRMELQLPPAVRIASVTGPRAAVEHYTGAVEADLAGSGITVRTAGPAPLLLTAPPSGRRTAEDVRTLLFFPYGQAAAVVRVLRVTRAAVAAKRTLDPVQLRLDGVDVL, from the coding sequence GTGGTTGCTGACAGTTCCGTGCAGCCGTCCCTGCTGCAGGGCTTCCCGGCACGCACCCTGCCCACTGGCGTTGCCGTGGCAGGGCACCTTCCCGTGGCCCGGGTCCTTGTTGAGTCTTCGCTGCCCCATCTGGACCGGCCTTTTGACTATGCGGTCCCGGCTGCGCTGGACCAGGCAGCCCAGCCAGGTGTCAGGGTCAAGGTCAAGTTCAACGGCCAGGACCTCAACGGATTCCTCCTTGAACGGGTCGCTGAGTCCGACGCCGGACACACCCTGGTGCCGCTGGCAAAAGTGGTGTCGCCGGTTCCGGTCCTCACGCCTGCCGTCAAGGACCTCGCTGCTGCCGTTGCTGCACGGTATGCCGGCACCGTCAGCGACGTCCTCCGCCTTGCGGTGCCGCCCCGGGTTGCCAGGCTGGAGAAGGACTACCCTGCGTCCCTGGACACCGGGGAAGCGGAAGGCGTCCCCGCTCTGCCAGGTGCCCCCGGTGTTTCATCGTGGGCACCGTACCGCACCGGCGCTGCCTTCCTCAGGCACCTGGCCGCAGGGGGCGCCCCCCGCGCCGTTATCAATCCGCTGCACGGGTACGGGCCCACCGGTTGGCCGGACCTGCTGGCGCAGGCCGCAGCTGCCGCTTATGCCTCAGGCCGGGGCGCGCTCCTGGTGGTGCCCGACTACAGGGACCTGGACCGCGTCGAGGATGCCCTGAAGGGCCTGGTGCCGGAGGAGGCCGTGGCCAGGCTCACGGCCGACGACGGTCCCACGCCGCGCTACCGGAACTTCCTGCGCCTGCTGGCCGGCCGGGCCAAAATTGCAATCGGAACGCGGTCGGCGGCCTTCGCCCCGGTGCGGGACCTGGGGCTGGTTGCCTGCTGGGACGACGGCGACGACCTCCACATCGAGCAGCGCGCACCGTATGCCCATGCCCGGGAGGTCCTGCTCCTGCGGGCAGAACAGGAGGGTACGTCCTGCCTCCTTGCCGGACACGCCCGCAGCACCGAAGTCCAGCGCCTGGTGGAGGCCGGCTGGGCCGTCCCCGTGGAGGCCGGGCGGTCCACTGTCCGTGCGTCGGTTCCGCGCGTCGTCAGCACTGCCGACAGCTTCGAGCAGGGCCGGGACCCGTTGGCCACCATCGCCCGCCTGCCGCATGCCGCGTGGCAGGCGGCCAAGGAGGGGCTGGAGCGTGGTCCCGTCCTGGTCCAGGTCGCCAGGGCGGGCTATGCACCTTCCCTTGTGTGTGAGACGTGCCGTGAACCCGCCCGGTGCGCGCACTGCCAGGGGCCCCTGGCTTTGGCCGGCACCTCCGTTTTGCCCCAATGCCGCTGGTGTTCCACCCCCGCCCCCGACTGGAAGTGCTCGCACTGCGGTGGCAGGCGGCTGCGAAAAGGGGCCACCGGCGTCCTGCGAACCGCCGAAGAGCTTGGCCGCGCGTTTCCCGGGACGACGGTCGTCACGTCCTCGGGGGACCAGGTGAAGGCCACAGTGGCCGGCAAGGCCCTGGTGGTGGCAACGGTGGGGGCCGAACCAGTCGCAGACGGCGGGTACGCCGCGGCACTGCTGCTGGACGGCGATTCCCTGTTGCGCCGCGAAACCCTCCGCGCGGGCGAGGACACCGTGCGCCGCTGGTTCAACGCAGCCGCCCTGGTGCGTCCCGCCCCGGACAAAGGACTGGTGGTGGTCACGGCTACGGACACCGCTGCCACGGGGGCGCTGCTGCGGTGGGATCCGGCCGGCTACGCCCACCGTGAACTGTCCCTGCGGATGGAACTCCAGCTTCCACCGGCGGTGCGCATCGCATCGGTGACAGGGCCGCGCGCCGCCGTCGAACACTACACGGGTGCGGTGGAAGCAGACCTGGCTGGCTCGGGCATCACGGTGCGTACGGCTGGCCCCGCGCCGCTGCTGCTCACCGCACCGCCCTCCGGCAGGCGCACGGCCGAGGACGTCCGGACCCTGTTGTTCTTCCCGTACGGCCAGGCTGCCGCCGTCGTCCGCGTCCTGCGGGTTACCCGGGCAGCCGTGGCTGCAAAGCGGACCTTGGACCCCGTGCAGCTGCGGCTCGATGGCGTGGACGTCCTCTAG
- the pyrF gene encoding orotidine-5'-phosphate decarboxylase yields the protein MPEQAATAGRESFGSRLGAAMAARGPLCVGIDPHPALLKSWGLDDDAAGLRRFSLTVLEAVASLAAAVKPQVALYERHGSAGMAVLEEVLATARDESVLSIADAKRGDIGSTMAAYADAWLRDESPLAADSVTLSPYLGFESLRPALDLAAETGRGVFVLALTSNPEGASVQHVGGKDSVARRITESAAAENSRYPGSLGSVGLVVGATVGGALEDLGLDLAAVRGPILAPGLGAQGATPADLRATFGAAYPLVLGTSSRDILSAGPETRGLREAALRTLDGLRGE from the coding sequence ATGCCTGAGCAGGCAGCCACTGCCGGCCGGGAGTCCTTTGGCTCCCGGCTCGGCGCGGCCATGGCCGCCCGTGGTCCCCTTTGCGTTGGCATTGATCCCCACCCGGCGCTGCTGAAGAGCTGGGGACTGGACGACGACGCCGCGGGGCTTCGGCGGTTCTCGCTGACGGTCCTGGAGGCAGTGGCTTCGCTCGCTGCCGCCGTGAAGCCCCAGGTGGCACTTTACGAACGCCACGGTTCTGCCGGCATGGCGGTTCTGGAGGAGGTCCTGGCCACGGCCCGGGACGAATCCGTGCTCAGCATCGCCGACGCCAAGCGCGGCGACATCGGATCCACCATGGCCGCCTATGCGGACGCGTGGCTGCGCGACGAGTCTCCGCTCGCGGCGGACTCCGTCACGCTGAGCCCCTACCTCGGCTTCGAGTCCCTTCGCCCCGCGCTGGACCTCGCGGCGGAAACCGGGCGGGGCGTATTCGTGCTGGCACTGACGTCCAACCCCGAGGGCGCTTCCGTCCAGCACGTGGGCGGAAAGGATTCCGTGGCCCGCAGGATCACGGAGTCCGCGGCAGCGGAGAACTCCCGGTATCCCGGAAGTCTCGGTTCCGTTGGCCTGGTGGTCGGCGCTACGGTCGGCGGCGCCCTGGAAGACCTGGGACTGGACCTTGCTGCGGTCCGCGGCCCCATCCTGGCGCCTGGCCTCGGGGCCCAGGGGGCAACACCGGCTGACCTGCGGGCCACCTTCGGCGCTGCATACCCGCTGGTCCTGGGAACGTCCAGCCGCGACATCCTGTCGGCGGGACCGGAAACCCGGGGCCTGCGCGAGGCCGCGCTGCGGACGCTGGACGGACTGCGGGGCGAATAG
- a CDS encoding glycosyltransferase family 1 protein produces the protein MKIVIDARFTRTDHHDGISRYGASLIAATAKIADVSMLVSDERQLALLPDVPYTLISSPLSPLELFVARQVNATGADVVVCPMQTMGTWGRKYGLILTLHDLIYYEHPAPPGFLPAPVRLLWRLYHKAFWPQRVLLNRADTVATISQTTAALMAKYRLTRRPVRIIANAPQPAQEPRDPAAGADKTIIYMGSFMPYKNVETMVAGMAGLPGYTLHLLSRITPQRRAELEAIVPAGASVMFHNGVTDAEYDGLLRRATALVSLSKAEGYGLPLVEAMAVGTPVIASEIPIFREVGADAALYVDPESPGQFADAVGQLQDDVHWQDMSRRSIARAAEFSWDESARQLVDAAHEVVAKRRRA, from the coding sequence GTGAAGATCGTCATTGATGCACGGTTCACCCGTACCGACCACCACGACGGCATCAGCCGCTATGGAGCCAGCCTGATTGCTGCCACGGCAAAGATCGCGGACGTCTCCATGCTGGTGTCCGACGAGCGGCAGCTTGCCCTGCTGCCGGACGTTCCCTACACGCTCATCAGCAGCCCGCTCTCGCCGCTGGAACTGTTCGTTGCCCGGCAAGTCAACGCCACAGGAGCGGACGTGGTGGTCTGCCCCATGCAGACCATGGGCACCTGGGGCCGGAAATACGGGCTGATCCTGACCCTGCACGACCTCATCTATTACGAGCACCCCGCTCCCCCGGGGTTCTTGCCGGCCCCGGTCCGGCTGCTGTGGCGTCTCTACCACAAGGCTTTCTGGCCCCAGCGCGTGCTCCTCAACCGGGCCGATACCGTGGCAACGATCAGCCAGACCACGGCGGCGCTGATGGCCAAATACCGGCTGACGCGCAGGCCCGTGCGCATCATCGCCAACGCACCGCAGCCGGCGCAGGAACCCCGCGACCCCGCCGCCGGCGCGGACAAAACGATCATCTACATGGGGTCGTTCATGCCGTACAAGAACGTGGAAACCATGGTGGCCGGCATGGCCGGGCTGCCCGGCTACACCCTTCACCTGCTCAGCCGGATCACGCCGCAACGGCGGGCTGAACTCGAAGCCATCGTGCCTGCGGGCGCCTCGGTGATGTTCCATAACGGTGTGACCGATGCTGAGTATGACGGGCTCCTGCGACGGGCCACTGCCCTGGTGAGCCTGTCCAAAGCGGAGGGGTACGGCCTTCCGCTGGTGGAGGCGATGGCGGTGGGTACGCCCGTGATCGCCAGCGAGATTCCCATCTTCCGCGAAGTCGGGGCGGACGCCGCGCTGTACGTGGATCCGGAGTCCCCCGGGCAGTTCGCGGACGCTGTGGGTCAGCTCCAGGACGACGTGCACTGGCAGGACATGTCCCGGCGTTCGATTGCGCGCGCGGCGGAGTTCAGCTGGGATGAATCGGCGCGCCAGCTGGTGGATGCCGCGCATGAGGTCGTGGCGAAAAGGCGCCGGGCCTAG
- the rpoZ gene encoding DNA-directed RNA polymerase subunit omega — protein MSTNLEGIINPPIDDLLKVADSKYGLVIFGAKRARQINAYYAQLHEGLFEYVGPLVDTKLNEKSLSIALREINEGKLVSTPIEAAE, from the coding sequence GTGTCCACGAACCTTGAAGGCATCATCAACCCGCCGATCGACGATCTGCTGAAGGTAGCTGATTCCAAGTACGGCCTGGTGATCTTCGGTGCTAAGCGCGCTCGTCAGATCAACGCTTATTACGCCCAGCTGCACGAGGGCCTGTTCGAATACGTCGGCCCCCTGGTCGACACCAAGTTGAACGAAAAGTCGCTCTCGATCGCACTGCGCGAGATCAACGAAGGCAAGCTGGTTTCCACGCCGATCGAAGCCGCAGAGTAA
- the gmk gene encoding guanylate kinase: MSKKPGLTVLAGPTAVGKGTVSTYIRDNYPEVWLSVSATTRAPRPGEVDGVHYFFKSKEEFEQLIAEGELLEWAVVHGQNTYGTLKSTVNAAIAEGRSVLLEIDLQGARQVKAAVPDAQFVFLAPPTWDEMVRRLVGRGTETPEEQQRRLETAKLELAAEPEFDHTVINDDVRRAADELVSLMGLTPHPHLPEPSAR, encoded by the coding sequence GTGAGCAAGAAACCTGGACTGACAGTCCTCGCAGGTCCGACGGCTGTTGGCAAAGGCACCGTGTCCACCTATATCCGGGACAATTATCCGGAGGTTTGGCTTTCCGTCTCAGCCACCACCCGGGCGCCCCGGCCGGGCGAGGTGGACGGTGTCCACTACTTCTTCAAGAGCAAGGAGGAGTTCGAGCAGCTCATTGCCGAGGGTGAACTCCTGGAGTGGGCTGTTGTGCACGGCCAGAACACCTACGGCACCCTCAAGAGCACCGTGAATGCGGCCATCGCGGAAGGCCGGTCCGTGCTGCTGGAGATCGATCTGCAGGGTGCACGCCAGGTCAAGGCAGCCGTTCCGGACGCCCAGTTCGTCTTCCTGGCCCCGCCCACCTGGGACGAGATGGTGCGCCGGCTGGTGGGCCGCGGCACCGAAACTCCCGAAGAACAGCAGCGGCGCCTGGAAACCGCTAAACTGGAACTTGCTGCTGAACCGGAGTTCGACCATACCGTCATCAATGACGACGTCCGCCGGGCAGCGGACGAGCTTGTTTCACTCATGGGGCTGACACCGCATCCACACCTGCCGGAACCGTCAGCCCGCTAG